Genomic window (Lycium barbarum isolate Lr01 chromosome 2, ASM1917538v2, whole genome shotgun sequence):
gtcccgatgagtcaaactattacctctttatcctagaagctccatagtatacattcttgtgggtagttgttgagttttgttaactcttgggcgttgtcacgttttgattaaattttattatattaaagacttccgctgatttagttcatgtattcatgatttgttacatttaaattataaattgttggaggcgaatgttgaacctggcgggttcaagtattattgttgtgttgtttaggttcttccgatgttgttcatgacgtcggatgccggtcacgtctagggtgagttttggggcgtgacaataagCCTTACTTGTCTGAGAATAACTAATAAACACACAATCTACTCCTCTATAGCCAACCTTAGCCAAATGTTAATCTAGTAATTTGACATGTGCCAAACAACCCCATactttaaaataatttatatttggcTTTCGGTTCTTCCAAAGTTCATAAGGGGATGCCTCAATTTTCTTGGAAGGTATTCGATTCAAAATATGACAGGTTGAAAATAAGGCTTCAGTCCACAAATTTCTAGGTATACCAGATCCATTAAGCATAGAATTATCCATTTCTATGAAATttctatttttttcctttctgctacaccattttgttgtggtgtataAGATGTAGTCAATTGTTTTTCAATGCCTTCTTTTTTACAAAAATCAATAAAAACTGATTTTAAATATTCTCCACCTCTATTAGATCTAATTGATTTAATCTTCAAACTCAATTTATTTTCAACTTCTGCTttatatgttttgaaagactcaaATGCCTCATTTTTTGTTCTTAATGGAAAGATATGTAAATCTTCAGTAATCGTCAATGAAAGTGATAAAATATCTCTTTCCATGATGTGACAAACAATCCATCTCACAGATATCGGTGTGAATTAATTCCAAAGTGTGGATGTCCTTTCAACCGTCTTAAATGTTTCTTTGTTATCTTGCATTTACTACAAGTAAGACACTTAATAGTATGATCTTTTCCACAGTCCTTAATTAATCCATTTTTCACCATAAGTTGTATGGATCTAAAATTCACATGACCAAGACGTTCATGCCATAAATCTAGAGACTCCACAATATAAGCAGAAATATTTTCATTATCAATATTGAGTTTGAACATTCTATTTGTAGCATAGCCTTTTCCAGCAAATATGCCATTTTTAGACAGTATAAATTTATCTGCCtcaaaaatcattctaaaaccatGCTTCGAAAGAAGCGTACCTGAGACCAAGTTCTTCCGAATATCAGGAACATGCAATACTTCCATCAGCGTAATTATCTTTCCGGAAGTAAACTTCAATTCAACAGTTCCTTTTCCCACAACTTTAGCGGAGAACGAGTTTCCCATATACAAAACTTTATCGTCCCCCACTAATTCATAGGTCTTAAAAGCATTTCAATCACCTGATATATGACGAGTTGTGCCAGTGTCTATCCACCATTTCACTTGATTTCCAGCTGCAAATGCTTCTATAACCATTGCCAAAAATTCATCTTTTTCATGGTTATttgccttttctttcttcttttcagctTTAAGAATTTTACAATCACGTGCATAGTGACCAAATTTGTGACAGTGGTAACATTCAACCGACATAGAATTGGTACTAGTACGCTTGAAATTCGTACTTCTCTTTGCCTTCGGAATTTTCTTATTAACAAATTCCTTCTTGGTTGATTTTTCTTCAACCACATGAGCTTTCATGACGGGTTCCTTCACTATATTATTGTCACGATATCGAGTCTCTTGTTCAATTTGCAAATGCTGCAACAATTGGTCAAGAGTCAAATCTTCCTTCTTGTGTAAGAGTTTGCTTTTGTATTCTTTCCAAGAGGAAGGAAGTTTCgagacaatagcaccaacatgaaAATTTTCATCAAGTGCAATTCCAGAGATAACAATTTTATCAGCTATAAGTTGGAATTCTTGCACTTGTTCAGTGATTGACTTAACATCAACCATTTTGAACTCCATATAGTTTGAAGTTGGGGCTGGATAGAAGGCAGCATCTCACTTTCCATCCTTTGAATTTGGAAAGAATTTTGTGAATAAGGGAACCTTCAATATATCAAGTGTGTTTCCAGATTTTGTAATTCTCTTGTATTGGAAAACAATTATCAATTCCTCAAGGAATTATCTTTGAAATATTCTCGTGGCTCCCTACTAAGTCCTTAATGTGTTTCAAGTGTGTTTCCAGATTTTGTAATTCTCTTGTATTGGAAAACAATTATCAATTCCTCAAGGAATTATCTTTGAAATATTCTCGTGGCTTCCTACTAAGTCCTTAATGTGTTTCAAGTGTGTTTCCAGCTTTTGTAATTCTCTTGTATTGGAGTCAGATTTTGTAGACATGCATAAATATCGCTCTATGACTCATCCTGGTGGAAAAAAACTCCTTGTCTACGGAGAGAGTTTTTTACACTGCTGAGGAAAAGGAAGATGGTAATGCTTCATATTCTCGCTTGGACTCTATTAATGGTTTATTTTGCTTCTGAGAAAGATCATTTGCTGCAAATTTCAGTCTCGATACAAGACACATAAAATTTCTTCCCAACCTAATTAAAGATTTATATATGCATAACTATTCATTAGGATTTGAGCCAGAAGAAAAGAAGTACAGAGTTCTTTTGTAAACAAAGCATGTTCGAGAAGGTTGCAAGGAAACACTGGATTCTAACTTTAGGCATAGACGAATCATGGAGAGAGACGCAGAGCATATCGCCTGAAATTTTCTATTACTTGCCCGGTGTTTGCATTAATGGATTCATCTATCGGTTTATCTATTGGTTTGCTAAGGATAACAGACCTGTCATAGCTGCATTTGATATCAAATCTGAAAAGCTCAATATTCTTGCATTGTGGAGTGCATCTCATCACTGTATCGATGATTACAAGCTTATAGAGGTGAAGGGTAAATTAGCCGTCATCGATATTGAAAAATGGTTAAGTGGATACATCCGCTTGTGGATTTATGAAAACACTCAGAAAGAAGATCGACGGAAGAGTCATGTCATTCACTTTCCTTCTATATGGAACGACATACAATCTAGGTTACTATCATATTTTCTTCGAATCATGtcattatgcatatatatatgtatttccaGCTCAAAGGATTTAAAACAGATTTGCAAAGGAATTCCAAATATATTAAATCTTTGAAGTGCAGAATCAAACTCACAACTATCAAGTGCGAGTATTAACTTGAGTAGCAGGAATAATAAACCCCCTGCTATAATGCAAAATTTTATTAAAATTGCTATGGCTTGGGTGAACTAATCTCCAGGAACCACAATTGTCTCCTCCAAGATCAAAAAAACAAGAAGCTGGTTTCAGTAATTCCCTGTCCAAAACCGAAAGTGAATGCGATAACAAATAGAGTTGATGATGTTTTTAAACTTCTTAGAGGAGACTAGTCTCCTGCAGAAATGCAACTTGAGTCTTATACAAACTTTGAAGCATGTAGTATCTAATATTTATGCATAGCCACCACGATGACTAACAGAATAGTTAGTGCTATCCCACAACACTCTCCATGATGTTTCACACATAATAAGTTTTAAGACTAATGAGAGTCGCAGAGAAATCTTTGAAAGCCTCAGGTGAAAATATCTGCTTTAAAAACATAAAAGACTTTCATTTATATGGGGTTGTAAGATAACTATAGATGGAACAACGCCTATCTTCCTTGTGGAGCAATTCTATGATGACTTTGGCATATTCAGCtgttacaccctgtatcttcgaagagcacttatcaaatttgaaacataagtacgttgagttagggttaagtaaaatcactttggaatataaggagtaagcattattaagtatatttaatgagtgaaggatgtatataaggtataccggaaggttttataaggaaatgagtagaagaaatggagtagtgctactttggagaaaggatgggtaatgttttgtgtgaaaattttggtccaacttgggggacgaatatctcttagcaaatgaagtgttttgaagtgaaacaaaagcctaaaatgaagttcgttgagtctagtttccaacaacaaaccactcgtcgataggacatcggattAGAAAATTATGCACGTTACAAGtttggctgacagagcagaaacacatgctacagtactgctacagtacccgactgCTACAATGCTGCTACAGtaaaaatgctacagtgaacccgacccaaatttgacccctatataaagggtaataaccccctttttacatcagatttgcccagaaattttaagagagagagtgagggaattaaaaagtgagcaattttcaagtagcggagtagtggtttaggtccgggtaacgcatggttgtgattctagtattgttttgcggtggattttagcgtggatattgaggatattgctgtcttaacaagaaaaaagttatgaatctttctcttttggtattatttaaggcttatttacggagataaagtcgttaaataattgtgtagtaaattggttagttatggaagttggaaaacaacgtgtgtgctgttttatggtacatattggtgttggaaatgatgttattgatgttggtattgttgttgttgttgttgttgttggttgctgaattgagattccgggctaggcatataaacaggggagatgctgcccgattttcagcaggatataaaataatttaacttgagagcttagcacaaatatactacgatgagtctaacgattgtgtgaatcctcttaaatgtagacttgcgagctcggacgaataagtgtagataattagaTGTTGAATAGGtacgtaaggctagtccctttctttccaaagagatgattcctatgctatgattccatatgtgtttccataaccttcttatttccaaaatttagaagttcatgatttttaaaagctttttatgatactaaagatgatatgttttctatgatgaacatgatgatgatgatttttattctaaaaattccaaagcttatgattttaatgctaagaTGAGATTACTGAGCTTATTTAATGATTTTCTTGATTCCACTCATTGCTCTTGATCTCACTTTacaatcattgttccttcaatgtgaggtaaagcgatgatgattgttccataatataaatcggaggctaccgaccttacgtcactccgataaagtgataacttttatttgggctctcatgcatgctacttatactatatatatatatatatatatatatatatatatatatatatttatttatttatatgtacctatggggtaaggggaaaggtgaggcgttatatatgcatagccacctgatcagctggatatcatcccggacgcgggatatatggataaatggatcgggctgcatgttccgcagcaatatagtatatataaatggatcgggctacacatttcgcagcaatatagtatatatatatatggatcggactgaacgttccgcaacactattatggtatatatgtatgagCAAGCTTTTACgaaaaactaagcatgcatggtatccgccttacaAGGCAATCAGAtgcacaggttatctctttatttcaTATTATGTCCCATATCTCTTGTtatattgttattcatgccttacatactcagtacattattcgtactgacgtcccttcttgtggacgctgcgttcatgcccgcaggtgtggATAGACAAGACGatgatctttcatcgtaggctgccttcaggtatcAGTTatgattggcgagctccacttcttcctggagcgccGCCGAGtctggatgtatatatgtttgtatgatttttgttcagggcatgtcgggagccctgtcccgacttgtatacttcagtcatgttcatacaggctttgcagacagtttctGTGTATAGCTTCGTTATGTTCTGTTGGTCGTTATATTGGCGTCGTGGGTCCATtggacatatatttatacatgatattacgttcatatctagccttagccttattttgtcatttgagacatagagaatacaagttataagttggttcgctcggtttccgtaaggtgccgggtgccaatcacgccttaccaagggtggggtgtgacatcaGCATCACCCTAAGAGGTAATATtgtcaatttccagaaaaaacTGAAGATGGAAAAACAATAAGATACTCAACTCACTGATAGCAGCAGTGGCGGAACTAGAAATTTTACTAAGGGGTGTCAAAATATAAATAAGTAAATATACGAAGAAATAAAGGGGGTTCaatacatagtatatatacacataaaaaaattctttttatgTATTTACACAGTGTACTTTTTCAGCGAAGGGATGTCAGTTGACACCCCCTGGATGCATGTGGCTCCGCCATTAGATAGTAGGACTTCTGTCACACCcccgacgaggagtatgacaggctccgacccgtAAGCCGAAGTCACATGACTTatctgttacttggacatcacataccataaaTCAAGAACATCTACTCGCGGAAAAGGAGCCAACATAAAGGTATTTGATAAATCAACACGTATATAcacatgcggaccgacaaggtcgctacatCATCAAGTATATCTCAAAGCCGACAAGGCAATCAAAACATATCAAGAAGCCAAAACAAGGCCTACAAGGCCATACCTAATTTCtacatatcccacaatgtccatgagcctctagGAGTATACCTATGAACATATTTTACACCAAAAGAAAAATACCAAAAGATGGCAAGCCCGGAGTAGAGGTACTTGCTAGCACCGCTGAAGCTGGGAagtcctactgcggttgctctTCAACAAATCTGTCagggcctgcagcacgaaatgcagcgtcccgtacaatgggacgtcagtacggataaaagtactgagtatgtaaggcaggagggcaACAACACAATTAAGATAAAATGGGACATTAGTATAGGCAAAAGAAAAATCCAACATCTGGAAGTAGCGCAAAATGCAATGCATGAGAAAATCATTTGTAtgctcatatgtatatatatctatatataataaatagtattcatgcccggccgtaaggctcggtgtcatatatgtaaaatcatgcccggccattaaggctcggtgttatcatcattagcccgagtccgggcctcccgcgtccggggcgatatcataacatgcccactgcagtggtgtacgCATCTACGCAccatgcccggccaactatagcgcagcacggtgtagtaaaatagtgcaatacatgtatatataggtatatacaATTATTGGgctgaattgaaaaaaaaaaggactgtGCAGatttccgctttccttccgcgatgcggaaggaaagcacaGAGTTCTGAGGgcttccgcttttcttccgcgatgcggaaggaaagcgcaaTTCCCTGGAGCTTTCTGCACAGAACTCAGTTTTCCTTCAGTAGCACTGTTGTGAGGCTGGTTTTGAATGAGAAAATCAAGGATCTGATTCTTGGCctttcggggtgacataaggtcgttaaccCCCGAATAGTTTATGGAATTCATCTCGAGTCCAAAGGAATAATCGATGACGACGAGTGAAATAATGTCTTAAAACCAATCAAACAACAAGACCTTGAGATTGAAAATACAAGCATAGGAATGAATTGGCATTTGTTATGGAATGCTCGTGTTTATGTACtaattggattcgtgccaaagaaagaggaaacgaacgccttacataccttattcgtcgAGCCACCACTTAAGAATTCCTTATATCGacgcttgcccttcacccgagcctATATATATCGAGAAAGATATCATTAATCACACCTTCATCATaaatccatcaacttataagtattAATTGTGGAAGACTAATTTGCATATTTCCATCAACTCATGAACACCAATCTATGGAAGTCCCATTTGGGgttacagaaatttgggcagcatttcccctatatcgtcGACTTCTTCCAAAtatccaaaacaactcccaaacaataccgaaaacatcaacaacaacattcttAACATTCTACAAGACAATTTATACGTATTTTCACTCAAAatcttcttcaaacctcaatccataagccaacaacatcaatacaataaACTACAACTCTTATTCTTGTAACTATTCCTTAATCAAAGTTAATAAGaaaaagattcaatgattcataccttgtttttcactAAAGTGGCAAGACCTTCAATACCCACTTGTTTCCATTCTAGCTTCAACACAAAACGATATGATACTCGCGACTATACGTTGTCCGGACTCCGATTAGCACTCTAGAGCTTAAACGTTTTCTCAAATCTTCACTTCTATGTGAGATTTAAGAGCCTTTTTGGAGCTGAAATTTCTGGAACATTTTAGAGATTTTTGGATGAGAAAAATGAGGGTTTGACCCTTTTTATAGGGGCTGGGCgtagtactgtagcagtactttAGCAGTACTGCAGCAGTGTTGTTTCTGCTTGTtggctcagtttgtaacgtctataattctctactccgatatcctatCAATGAGTgatttgttgcattagaaactagactcgacgaacttcatcttAGAATTTTTaaaaaccttaaaactcctaatattcatggagatatacccctcccaagttgactcaagatcctgtttcaatttttttttttttgacacacgtaatttccttgatttgcttggtccccgaGTCTTCCATAGATTATTATATGGACTCAAAACCTCATAACCATGAGATGAATGTGCCACGTCTAGACTTAACCAACTAACGCCCAATAGATTCCCCGTTCgcgactacgaggtgtaacattctccccccccccccccccctttttaaaacattcgtcctcgaatgttggagtACCCGAGGGTTAATAATTTGTACGGAACGTTAGTAAGGTATCTCTCCTACAAGTCACAAGTCCTGACCACCAGTCTTACCTGATACAGTAATTAATGACATGCGATCATACGATTATTAGAATAATATTTCTCATCCTATTAAGCTTCAAGGGGGGTTTAAATATAATTCTTACCTTGTAAGTGATTTGCGGATGTAGCCGAATCTTGCAAGAATTCTTTCGGAGTAATATCATCTATGATGGGGAATAAatggggatacttggacttcatttctGCTTCGGCTTCCtttgtcatctcttccctatcttTACTCCTCCACAGAACCTTCACTGCAGCCACGTCCTTGTTTCGGAGTCTGCGAACTTGTCTATCAAGAATAGCAATTGGTTCTTCCTCATATGTCAAATTTTCTGTAACTTGTATGTCATCCACAGGTACGATTCTGgatggatctccaatacacttcctaagcatggacacatgaaaaactgaatGAACCGCTTGCAGTTCTGATGGAAgctccaattcataagccaccctGCCTACCTTTCGGATGAtcttataaggtccgatatatcggggactgagtttccctttcttaccaaaccgcatcacgcctttcataggtgatatctttaaaaatacccaatcacctacCTGGAACTCTAATTCTCGTCGTCGtacatctgcataagatttctgacggcTCTGAGCTGTGCGCAATCGTTCTTGAATCAGCTTTACCGTTTCAATAGCCTGATGAACAAGGTCTGGCCCGAATAAGTTCGCTtctccaacttcgaaccaaccagcaggggacctacacttcctaccataaagagcttcatatggagccattttgatactggcatgatagctattgttgtaggcaaactctatcaaaggcaaatgatcatcccaacttccttgaaaaatccaatacacaagctcgtaacatatcttctaaggtctgaatagtccgctcagcttGCCCGTCTGACTGCGGATGGAAAGTCGTACTAAGATTTACTCGAGTACCAAGACTttcctgaaaagatttccagaactttgtTGTAAACTGGGTGCCCCTGTCTGAAATAATTGACAGTGGAATGCCATGAAggcgcacaatctccttaagatatagctTAGCATAGTCTTCAGCAATGTAGGTAGTTATTACTGGCAAGAACTGAGCTGATTTAGTTAACCTGTCgacaatcacccaaatagaatcgaattTGCGACGAGAACGGGGCAatcccgtgacaaaatccatattaatcacttcccacttccatgctGGGATCTCTATTTCTTGTAATAATC
Coding sequences:
- the LOC132628532 gene encoding putative F-box protein At4g38870, translated to MFEKVARKHWILTLGIDESWRETQSISPEIFYYLPGVCINGFIYRFIYWFAKDNRPVIAAFDIKSEKLNILALWSASHHCIDDYKLIEVKGKLAVIDIEKWLSGYIRLWIYENTQKEDRRKSHEPQLSPPRSKKQEAGFSNSLSKTESECDNK